One Narcine bancroftii isolate sNarBan1 chromosome 3, sNarBan1.hap1, whole genome shotgun sequence DNA window includes the following coding sequences:
- the mapk7 gene encoding mitogen-activated protein kinase 7 isoform X4: MESDLHQIIHSPQPLSLEHSRYFLYQLLRGLKYVHSARVVHRDLKPSNLLVNGDCALKIGDFGMARGLRSPPGAPEPFLTEYVATRWYRAPELMLSLPGYGPAIDIWSAGCIFAEMLGRQQLFPGKNYLHQLQLMLAVLGTPPEGLVASVGAERVRSYLRGLPRRQPVPLADLYPSAGPQALDLLGRLLRLDPRERPSAPQALRHPFLAKYHDAGDEPDCLPPFQFAEWPSAPGRRQLREAISREIEEFRRRKGLREARLTPAPPPPPPPPPTARDVEMTAGEPTGARLDHKKEGAISDDTKAALKAALVKAAQRQRGKADTVSCSAESSEPRRPVTAQERQREREEKRRRRQERAKERERRQRERERRQLKEGDVLAGVVLSQGDKSLLQRWMQMTVGRGRPEACEGVGPPLNGVAPAAFGPTLRPGPASGPGPSNNVGPTSGQDPSTTIGPTSGPGPSTNIGTTTGMGPSITVEPTSVIGPSTNVGPTSGMRPSTTIGSISGLVPSTKVGPTSRLGPSTNIGPGSEQKPSHTIGADSGLGPSTTVGSDSGLGPYTTIGPTSGLGPSSVVGTTRKDGPSSGLGPSSVVGPISGLGNSTNAGRRSGFRPNSGLGPSTNVGPGSGLGSSVGMGICSSGDPSSGLGPCTNMGLRSGLAPTLNSGTTPCLTPDVGLTGLTPGAGFGPGFGPTQTGFPSNPFPATGPGHVAIGNPGVGVGHLWLTSQDWAENGHQHPAGDGPQFQPLGPRDGGLETNRPQTHQDPELDPMRNEQDVTMVTLQLSKSQVKDILPPVFSDTPKGSGAGYGVGFDLEEFLNQSFEMVGEPQDSQSDSTPLSASLLADWLEVHRMQPADLESLQQELQLGSPMILSDVPDLEPC, encoded by the exons ATGGAGAGCGACCTACACCAGATCATCCACTCGCCACAGCCCCTGAGCCTGGAGCACTCCCGCTACTTCCTCTACCAGCTGCTGCGGGGCCTGAAGTACGTGCATTCAGCCCGGGTCGTGCACCGGGACCTGAAGCCCAGCAACCTGCTGGTGAATGGCGACTGTGCGCTGAAGATTGGCGATTTCGGCATGGCTCGCGGCTTGCGCTCGCCACCTGGCGCCCCCGAGCCCTTCCTGACGGAGTACGTGGCTACACGCTGGTACCGGGCGCCGGAGCTGATGCTCTCGCTGCCTGGCTACGGGCCAGCTATTGACATCTGGTCAGCCGGCTGCATCTTCGCCGAGATGTTGGGCCGGCAGCAGCTCTTCCCCGGCAAGAATTACCTACACCAACTGCAGCTGATGCTGGCGGTCCTGGGCACACCACCTGAGGGGCTCGTGGCCTCGGTGGGAGCCGAGAGGGTGCGCTCCTACCTGCGGGGCCTGCCCCGGCGCCAGCCTGTGCCCCTGGCTGACCTCTACCCATCCGCTGGGCCCCAGGCCCTGGATCTGCTTGGGCGTCTGCTGCGTCTGGACCCCCGGGAGCGCCCCTCTGCCCCCCAGGCCCTGCGCCACCCCTTCTTGGCTAAGTACCACGATGCTGGCGACGAGCCCGACTGCCTGCCGCCCTTCCAATTCGCCGAGTGGCCATCTGCCCCCGGCCGCCGGCAGCTGAGGGAGGCCATCAGCCGGGAGATCGAGGAGTTCCGCCGGCGAAAGGGCTTGCGGGAGGCCCGGCTCAcccctgctccccctccacctccgccccctccccccactgcccGGGATGTGGAGATGACGGCGGGTGAGCCGACCGGAGCCAGGCTGGATCATAAGAAGGAAGGCGCCATCTCGGATGACACCAAGGCGGCGCTGAAGGCCGCGCTGGTCAAGGCAGCACAGAGGCAGAGGGGAAAAG CAGACACGGTGAGCTGCAGTGCAGAGAGCTCTGAGCCCCGGCGCCCAGTCACGGCACAGGAACGGCAACGAGAGCGTGAGGAGAAGCGGCGGCGGAGGCAGGAGAGAGCCAAGGAGCGGGAGAGGCGGCAGCGAGAACGGGAACGCCGGCAGCTCAAGGAGGGCGATGTCCTGGCTGGTGTGGTCCTCAGCCAAGGAGACAAGAGCCTGCTGCAGCGCTGGATGCAGATGACGGTGGGCCGGGGCAGGCCTGAGGCCTGCGAGGGAGTTGGGCCGCCCCTCAATGGAGTGGCCCCTGCTGCCTTCGGACCCACACTGAGGCCGGGGCCTGCCTCAGGGCCGGGGCCCTCTAACAATGTTGGGCCTACTTCAGGGCAGGATCCTTCCACTACTATTGGGCCTACTTCAGGGCCAGGGCCTTCCACCAACATCGGAACTACTACAGGGATGGGTCCTTCCATTACTGTTGAGCCTACTTCAGTGATCGGGCCCTCCACCAACGTCGGGCCTACTTCAGGGATGAGGCCCTCCACCACCATCGGGTCTATTTCAGGACTGGTGCCCTCCACCAAAGTTGGGCCGACTTCACGGTTGGGGCCATCCACCAACATTGGTCCTGGTTCAGAGCAGAAGCCCTCCCACACTATTGGGGCTGATTCAGGGCTAGGGCCCTCTACCACAGTTGGGTCTGATTCAGGACTGGGGCCCTACACCACCATAGGTCCTACTTCAGGGCTGGGGCCTAGTTCAGTAGTAGGAACAACAAGAAAGGATGGACCAAGTTCAGGCTTGGGGCCTTCTTCAGTCGTGGGGCCTATTTCAGGACTTGGAAATAGCACAAATGCTGGTCGAAGGTCAGGCTTCAGACCTAATTCAGGTTTGGGACCTAGCACGAATGTTGGACCAGGTTCAGGCCTTGGGTCCAGTGTAGGGATGGGCATTTGCAGCAGTGGTGACCCGAGTTCAGGCTTGGGGCCTTGCACAAACATGGGGTTGAGATCAGGGCTGGCGCCCACCTTGAATTCAGGAACCACTCCATGCCTGACACCTGACGTAGGCCTCACTGGCCTGACGCCTGGGGCAGGATTCGGGCCTGGTTTTGGACCGACCCAGACTGGCTTTCCCAGCAATCCCTTTCCTGCCACTGGGCCTGGACACGTAGCTATAGGCAACCCTGGTGTGGGAGTGGGCCACCTTTGGCTGACTTCCCAGGACTGGGCTGAAAATGGGCACCAGCATCCAGCAGGAGATGGGCCCCAGTTCCAGCCCCTGGGGCCTAGAGACGGAGGCCTGGAGACCAACAGGCCACAGACCCACCAAGACCCAGAGTTGGACCCAATGAGGAATGAACAAGATGTGACCATGGTGACACTTCAGCTATCAAAGTCCCAG GTGAAGGATATACTCCCGCCAGTTTTCTCAGACACACCTAAGGGCAGTGGAGCAGGCTACGGGGTGGGCTTCGATCTGGAGGAGTTCCTCAATCAGTCCTTTGAGATGGTCGGGGAACCACAGGACAG TCAGTCTGACTCGACCCCACTCTCCGCCTCACTGCTCGCTGACTGGCTGGAAGTGCACCGCATGCAGCCGGCTGACCTTGAGTCATTGCAACAGGAACTGCAGTTGGGGTCACCCATGATTCTGTCAGACGTGCCAGACCTTGAGCCCTGCTGA